One genomic window of Eleginops maclovinus isolate JMC-PN-2008 ecotype Puerto Natales chromosome 12, JC_Emac_rtc_rv5, whole genome shotgun sequence includes the following:
- the si:dkey-3h3.3 gene encoding E3 ubiquitin-protein ligase DTX3L — MPRGIEFITEVTVLIDEDYYKGYGRLKEILQHYDHKKIAHGYTVTGTFEELDKLRVKLSEVRRPASPVTKGQIKPVDVSGVVMAYIKEKCARELEKILGNHFEIVHDKTSRTEQVTFRSHQGSPKPVHADFVRQRFITFYQKTASDLQVTSVSVSPHSLKDLQRGFPRLLFEPPPTSSSRHAVSVTGPFVHIAQLKEFLSQNTPSPSKSPGSKGRRDTSSSGTSGPSSTQNKDPEVEACPICMEAIANADKKTLPCKHSFCRDCLKTAFDYKPVCPTCGKLYGTLTGTQPDGGKMNSTKSSSSLPGYENCGTITINYYIPSGIQKEGHPNPGQPYEGASRTAYLPDCSDGRRILKLLTRAFDQKLIFTVGRSTTSGRNNIVTWNDIHHKTSTHGGPTHYGYPDPYYLSRVQDELKVKGIE, encoded by the exons ATGCCGCGCGGTATTGAG TTCATCACAGAAGTCACTGTCCTGATTGATGAAGATTATTACAAAGGTTATGGAAGATTAAAAGAGATTCTTCAACATTACGATCATAAGAAGATAGCTCACGGCTACACCGTGACGGGCACCTTCGAGGAGTTGGACAAACTTAGGGTAAAACTGTCAGAAGTGAGGCGTCCAGCCTCCCCCGTCACAAAGGGGCAGATAAAACCTGTGGATGTATCCGGGGTAGTTATGGCCTACATTAAGGAAAAATGTGCAAGAGAGCTTGAGAAAATACTAGGGAATCATTTTGAAATAGTGCACGATAAAACCAGCAGGACAGAACAGGTGACTTTCAGATCACACCAGGGGTCCCCAAAGCCTGTTCATGCCGACTTTGTCCGGCAGAGATTCATCACATTCTACCAGAAGACTGCCTCCGACCTGCAGGTCACATCTGTCTCTGTGAGTCCGCACAGCCTGAAAGACCTGCAGAGGGGATTTCCACGTCTGCTTTTTGAACCCCCACCAACAAGCTCCAGCAGACATGCAGTCTCAGTGACCGGGCCTTTTGTGCACATTGCTCAATTGAAAGAGTTCCTTTCACAAAATACACCAAGCCCGAGCAAGAGTCCAGGGAGCAAAGGTCGGAGAGACACTTCGAGCAGCGGGACCTCAGGCCCTTCATCTACACAAAACAAAGATCCTGAAGTAGAAGCTTGTCCAATCTGTATGGAAGCGATagcaaatgcagacaaaaaGACTCTACCCTGCAAACACTCGTTCTGCAGAGACTGTCTGAAGACAGCGTTTGACTACAAGCCGGTATGCCCGACGTGTGGAAAGCTATACGGCACTTTGACGGGGACACAGCCGGATGGAGGCAAAATGAATTCCACCAAAAGCTCTTCATCTTTGCCTGGATACGAGAATTGTGGAACAATAACGATCAATTATTACATTCCAAGTGGCATCCAAAAG gAGGGGCATCCTAATCCCGGGCAGCCGTATGAGGGGGCGTCCCGCACGGCCTACCTCCCGGACTGCTCAGATGGCAGAAGgatcctgaagctgctgactcgGGCCTTCGATCAGAAACTCATCTTCACAGTCGGTCGCTCCACCACCAGCGGCAGGAACAACATCGTCACCTGGAATGATATTCACCACAAAACATCCACACATGGAGGACCGACTCA CTATGGATACCCGGACCCTTATTATCTCAGCCGAGTTCAAGATGAACTGAAAGTCAAGGGAATTGAATGA